gagaaaagtttaaaaaaaaaaaaaaaaaacagaaaaagatccaCATTCTGTACACaactaataacaacaaaaaaagggacAAAACCCCACACGCTAAGACTAAAATTACAATAAAACTGTTAACTTCATccttttcaacttaaaaaaaatacaacaaatgcaGCAGTTGGTGATGTGGCCCCTAACCCCGACCCCAGAGAGGTCGAAGCCGGGCTTGGTGGGAGGGCTCCTCGAGGCCCCAGGTGGGCGTCGGGAGGTTTTCACAGAACACTGCTCAGGCCACCACGGGGCTCCTTCTTCGCCCCTcgctttttcttctctgaacggtaagaggaggggagggaggacggGGTGGGAAAACGAAGGCCTCTGAGAAAACGTTGTCAGCTTCCCATGGGACTGCCAAGCAGGACAGGGTTGGATAAACCAAAAGGGCAGGCGGGCGTCACGTGGCAAGAAATGCTAAGGtcacaaaagaaaatagaacCAGACAGATACCCGGTTCGGAGTGGGGGGGCGCCCCCCAAGCCTCTGAGACTAGAGGCAGGGAAGGGGGCCGGAGGTGCTTCTACAAGCTCCCCCCCTCAACTCCTCGGGCCTTGGCTGATCCCTGGAGCCAAGGGCAACAGCGAGAGGTGTGCAGACTTTGGAGGAGGTGAGCTTTCCATCTGCTCCGGTGCATTTAGGTCTCTCGCTTGAGGGCTCCCTGGAGGAAGGGGGGGTGCCCACTCCCTCGCTCGCTCTTTAGCATCTGCCTTCCGCTCCctcaccgcccccctccccacagccATTGTAAAATGTGCTTTCTCAAGATTCTTGCAAaaacagagagaggaaggggagaggagggcagcTGCTGGCTCGTGAGGGTGGAGTGCGCGCCAGGCGGGTGGGGTGGGCGGGGCGGGCGGCGGTCCTGAAGCAGAGGGGAGGCTGGAGAAGAAGCCAGGCGCCGGGCAGCTGCCTCTCACTGACCGTCTGCCTTCGATTTCTTTGGCGCGGATTTCCTTGGAAGATGAGAGGCAAAGGTAAAAAAAGACAGGATCAGCGTGGGTCTGCATGGCGAAGCGAGTGGGACTCGGCCAGGGCTCCGGCTGCCCCCTAGGCTGGGCGGCCCCCTGCGTTTCAGGAGAAGCAGGGCCTGGCTGTCCCCACTGCTCCTTACTCTCAGGGTCCGCCTACTCCCGGCCCCAGAAGGCTCTTGGAAAGGCACCCCCTGCTTACATTTCTGGAGACGACATGGGCCGCTTGCTGGCCGGCTTGGCGCCAGAGCTGTCTTTACTGGTTTCTGAAAGCAGAGGAGGGGGAGTGGGCGGGCAGCCCCAACGCCGCCCAGCACAGTGCAGCCAGGCACCGAGTGTGCCAGCCCCTCCCATGGGCATGTGCCCCAGGGTCCCGGCCACCTGCATGCAACTCCCCAGGGCCATTCTGGACACAGCTTAGAGGCCTCTGCTGTTGTCCCCCCGACTGACAGAGCAGCCCGAAGCCTGggcacccaccccccacctccaggtCCTGTTGGCCCTTCCCGTGCCCAACCCCCTCCAACAGCCCCCCAAGGAGCTTTCTGCACAGCACCAGGCGAGGTGAGGGATCCACCCACTCCAGAGGGTCAAGCTCACCAGGCCAGCAGCTGGCAAGAGCTATCCCTCTCCAGAGTGagccccacacacacccaccttGCAACCACCTGACTTGGGTGGCTGGGCCGTAGCCCTTCTCATTGCGGGCAGCAATGCGGAAGATGATGGCGGGCTTGGTGGTGTAGTCAATGTGGGCGTTGGAGAGGCTGGAGGACTGCACGAGGCAGGAGGGGCTGGGCCCGCAGTACACCCGCATGAAGGCCAGCTGCGCCGGGGTCGAGCTCTTGGTCTCACCACCGGCCTGCGCGCTCTGGATGGCCAGGTACACTGAATACTCGATGATCTTGCCGGAGGTCACAGAGGGTGGCTCCCAGGTGAGGTGAGCACCGTCTGGACTCTGgaacagaggaagcagagaccgAGGGGGCCGTCTTCGGCCTCTGTGACTTATTCCTCCCCTGCCCATCAGAGGACAGAGAACCTAGACTGAGTCGAAGCTTTCAGAACTGACAGTTCCTTCTTCACCCCTCTCCTAACAGAACAAACCTATTTCACAACAGAGCTCAAGGAGCTCCAAAGAGATGGCTTCGTCTACCCCCACCTGGAAGGCAGCCTGTCATAATGGCAAAATGAACCAGGACACCAAACACTTTCCTAGACCTGTTCTGTCACCTAACAAATGTCTTGTTATTTAGCCTCTTggtgcctcagtctccccatcaaaaaaatggagagaaccACAGGCCCAGACCTCGTCAGGGAGTTTAGGCATTAGAGGATTGATTAGGTAAAGGAGCACGTTAGTCACGGCTCACGCTGTGTCAGAGACAGAGAGGACCAGAAGCTTCAGCCCAGACCCACCGGACTCTGCCTACATCTCAGGGGCCCTTCCCAAATCACCCCCGCCCAGCCCAGCAAAGAAGAAAGCCCCACAAGCACGGGCTTAGCTGAGGACAGAGGCTGATTTCACAAGACTTACTTTGCTGATTTTAATGGCACACGGGGCCCCCGGGAAGCCAGGCAGACACGTTTTAAAGGCTGAGATCTCACTGAAGGGCCCCCGGCCGCAGGCATTGATCCCGGCGACGCGGAACTTATAGGCAGTGCCTGGCTGCAGCTCCTGCTTCTTTAGCTGGTTGTAGTCGGGCACGGTGCCCGAGTCATCCTACAGGGACAGATCAGGCGAACAGGAGAGATGAGAGTGACATGGATCCCACCGACAGGGTTGCAGGAGTCAGTGGAGCACTTTTCCACCACGGGGACGGTGGGGTGGGCAAAGGGCAGCCATGGCAGCCCCATCATGACCCAGGGGGGTCAGGGCAAGGGGGGCCAGGGCTGAGCTTTGCCACTGCTTCAAAGGCTGCAagggggatggggtgaggaggggtCAGCCCTGAGATGCAGAGAGCATCCCTTAGATTCACAAATCCCTGCCCACCTGAGGGTGTTGGCTCCCAGGAATACATACATCAGTCGGGACAGCGTCTTCAGGTGGCAGGAAATAGTGTGTCACCATCACATTGGTACCCTTAATGACCCCCACGTCAAACCACTGGTTCTCCTTCTTTACAGGGGCTTTGCTAGGTGGCGGTGGCAGGTCTGGCTTCTGGCAGGCAGAGAGGGAGAAGAGATCAGGACACCCTCCGAGTCCGGATCCATTAGCCCGCTTCACCTCGTCACTCCAGACTCACCACACCCAGGGACTCAATGCCATTAGCCACTTCCGTCAGGGTGGCCGCGGCCTGCAGCTTCGCGGGGCTGGCCACAACGACCGGCTGAGGGGCCACAAATGTGTTGGACGGGGCCAGGCCTGGGAAGGAAAACAAGGTGTCAGCAGGAAAGGCCCCAGAGACCGGGCTTCTGCACAGGAGCCCCTCCCCCGGGCTACACAACCGGGCCCGTTTCTACCCCGAGGGACCTGGGACCCCACTCACAAGACTTTCTTCCCCAGTCAACTGACTTCCCCAGGGGCGCGAGGCTGCAGGCCAACCCACCCATGGCCAGGCAGGGCCCCACGTACTCTCAGTGGCCGTGGGGGGCAGCAGGCCCACGGTGCTGGGCACAGCCCCGGCCAGCTCATTGAGGCAGTTGCTCTCGATGGTCGGGTCATTGAGGCTGTCAGCGGGGGCCAGCGCTTCCGTGGgcaggtggtgctgctgctgctgggcctgtgcttcctggagctgctgctgctggaccAGGGCAGCCAGCTCCTGCTGCGTCAGCACGATGGGGATAGTGGTCGCCTGGCCTTCCTGGCCCTCGGCCGACAAGTGGCTCAGCTCTGCCTGTGTCACCGCCGCGGCCGCCTCTGAAGTATCCATGGGCTCCCCGGTGCCTGCTCCAGGGGCAGAAGACAACGACTCAGGAGGGACGCCAGCCCCAGCTTCCCACCACCACTGCCCTCAGAGCGACGGGCAGGATCCGTAGACACCAGCTCTCAGAGCCTGTCCCCCAGacctctcctctgccctccccctggCAAGACCCGCCTCCTGCCTGCGTACCAAAGTCAGCCCCCATCCCGGTTAGGCCGTACTGTGCCATCCTGGTGGCAAACAAGCTCCCTTTGCTCAAGTCACCTGGAAGGAGGCACCTGAAGCGCGGTTTGTTACCCCTGAGCAGGCTGTCCCTCCCTCAGGGCTAACCCCAGCCTCAAGCGAAGACAGCCTGCTGAGCCAGCTGGCCTACGCGCAGCACCTACCCATGACAGCCTGCTGTGCGGCCTGGAGCACGGCCTGGATGGCCAGGGCCTGGGCCTCCTCTGTGGCTGCAGCCTGAGCGGCCgcttcagcagcagcagtcactgccAGCTCCTCTGGGGTGAGCCCTGTCACCATGAGGGTGGTGGTGCCCGCCTGGGCCTCGGCCATCAGCTCTTGGGGGAGAGACAACTGGTCTACTTCGGACTGGGTAGGCGGCGGTGGCTGGACCACCACGGTGGCCACCACAGCCGAGCTGGCAGGCTCCTGGCCCGAAGACGGGTCCCCTGTACTGCTCAGATCCACGGCGGCCTGGAGCTCAGGGCTCTGGGAGGCTGACAGGACCTCGGCGGAGTCCCCCACCAAGGGCGCGGAGGCAGGCTGCAGGAGCTGCCGTGGTGGAAGCTGCTGGCGTGGCCCTGGAGAGGCCTGGAGCTCCTCTGGGGGCTGCAGGATGTCAACAGCAGAGAAGGGCATGTCAGAAGTTTCTGTGTTGGCTATGGTCACTGTAATCGTGGCCGGGATGGGGACTTCGGTGGTCAGAGCCCCTGGGGCAGTCTCAGTCACAGATGAGATCTTCTAGAAAGGGAGAGAAGCCCCTgtcagaggggaggagaggaagacCGAAACCAGGCAGGCCTTCATCTCTCCCTGTGGGCTGGGATCTGCATTCTCAATGGGTTGCCACAACCCTGCTTGACAGACAGGAACAGTAGGTCACTGAGCAGCAGGGCGCATGGCAAAAGGCGGCGAGACCCCCGACCTGCCGGCCCATTTTAACTCATCCCCAGAGAGACCCCTTGATCTCACAAAAGGGGCACAACTCCTGCTGTGCCACGCCATAGCCAAGTGATGAGCCACAGGAACCAGCTACAACAATAAAATCACCCATAGGACACCCACCAAGGATTGGGGCCTCCTGTGCCCTGCCCTGTCAGTCAGGCGAGAAACTGCCCTTTTATGGTCTGGAAAAGGAGCCAGGAGCGGCACGTGCCTGGAGCAACAGCACCACCTGTTGTCCAGTTCAGGAACAACATGGGCCCAGGCACACCAGGTCGCAGGGACCCTCCTGGGCTCTTACCGGCACCGAAGGGCCTGGGACTGGCGTGGACTGTGTCACGGTGGTCACGGCCCGCGTCAGCGTGGAAGACACTGTTGTCGTGATGGGACTGGAACTGGCGATATTCACACTGTCGCCCTGGGTGCTCTCCACCTCTCCCTGGTCGCCGGCAGGCGGTGGGGTGTCTGGTGGGACAAGCAGAGAGTGGGGTGACAGGCCCTCCTCTAGCAGGGCTAccacccagctctgccaccaggAAACACGGTTGCCTGGAAGACCTGCCTGTAACGAGCAACTGGGTTCCAAAGAACTGAACTGCGGGCCTCTCGGTGAGCCCTGGGCCCGGGAGCCCGTGGGGACCCAGCTGGTTGCGTCCACCTACCTTGGTTGGAACTCATGTTGGAGGTGACAGTGGTGGCCGTGTGCGTAGTGCCTGTCTCGTGCGTCTCACAGGGCGGGTTGGAGCACACCCTTTGCGTCGGGAAAGGAGTGAGCAACGAAGCACCGGCCTGAGGGGCGACTGCGGGTGGCACTGCCACCTCCAGGCTGGACTCCAGGGTCCTGTGGGAGGGGGCGGCATCCGGGAGCAGGGCACCCAAGCTGACGGACATGGTCGTGCCAGTGGAAGCGGTCTGGTGCGTCTCACAGGGCCGGCTGGCAGGAGGCTGCTGCCCGCCCTCTGGCTGGCCTGCAGCCCCTCCTGATGTGGCCgtggtgggtgtgtgggtggTGCCCGTCTCGTGGGTCTCACACGGAGGGTTGGAGCAGACCTGGGTCACGGTGGCCGAGGGGCACAGCAGTGCCTCCAGGGCCGCGGCAGTCACAGAGGCGCTGGCTGAGCTCTCGTACACAAGTGTGGGGGCCCCCAGCAGCTCGTGGGGCTCCCCGGCACTCATGGCGGAGCGGGCCACAGTAGCCGTGTTGGTCGTGTGCGTGTGATGCACCTCCAGCTGGCGCCCCACAGACACCAGCGGGCCCAGGCCGGCAAGGGACCTTTCCTCGCCACCGGGCCTGACTTGGGCACTCAGTGGCCCCAGCTGTAAGAGAGCAGCACCGCGGCCAGCGGCCTCGAGGGCCACGCTTGGTCTGAGGAGCGGGCCGGCCAAGCACGGGGCCCCGGTGGCCATCACAGTCATGGTGGTGCTGGTCGCACTGGTCTGACGGGTTTGGCACGCGGGCTTGATGGAAACCTGAGCTCCCTCTGACGCCCCGGCAGTCACGCTGACCCGGACCACGGTGGGAATGGTGGTGGCCGCGCAGGCGAGCCGGATGTCTCGCCGCGGCCCGCCTCCGATGCCAGACATGGCAGTGGTGGCTGTACTGGTGGTGCCGGTCTCGTGGGTTTCACACGGCGGGTTGGAGCAGACACGAACAACACTGCCATTCGGCTGGCCCACCGTGGAGGTCACGAGAGCAGCAGTGGCCTCCTGTCTGTCGCAGACAAACTGCACTTGGGTGGGCTGGGGGTGCCCCCCCAGATTAGCGACGACGGTGGTGGTGGCTGTATTGGTGGTGCCCGTCTCGTGGGTTTCGCACGGCGGGTTGGAGCAAACCAGGGTCACGGTGCCAGGCTGCACATCACCCTGGCCTGAATCAGCGATGGTGACTGTGGCCGTGGGCTGTTCTGTAGTAGGGGAGGCCAGAATGGACACTGGGAGGTCGTGCACAGGCTGGGCCTCCACCCCGCTGGGGGCCGTTATCAGAGTCACCTGGGTAGGCTGGGAGACAGGCTGGGGAGAGGGCACACAGGGAGTTAGTGCTGCTGCCCATCCTCCCGTGTCTGCCCCTGCCACCTACCTGCGGTTCCCCCTGGGATCAGCGACTTGGCAGCTAAAGCAAAAACCCTGGCAAGTCTAGGACCTGCTCACCCTCACTCCAAGACACTGACTGGCTCAGGGACCAGAAAAAAGGAACCAGGAAGAGGTGGAGGAGCGGGGCCTAGGCTGGGGCAAGCCCTCggtcgggtgggggtggggggaaacctGGCTGACCCCGTGCTGTGCTAAGGCCAGCTTCACCACTTCACCAGGAATTCAGCTCAATATGCAAAAACCTAGTGCTCAAACGCTAAACACGGCTGAGATATATCGTCTCAACCCGACAGACTAGCAGGCAGTGACTAAGAATCGTGATTATGCACCTCCAGGGTAACCATCCTACGGGTTCCACATGTGGGAGGGAAACCAAGGGCCTGGCGGCACACTGCAGCTCCAACTGCCCTACCTGCATGGTTATGGTGGGTGTGGTGAGCCCAGCGGCCGCTGTCAGCGTCGTCTGCGCCGCAGACACAGTGATGGCAGTGGGGTTAATCACCTGGCTTGAGAGGGTGGCGATGGTGCCCAACGTGGTGATGGGCGTGGCCAGTGAGGCGCTGGTGCTATGGCCCCCGGCTCCGGCCAGGCTGGTGGAGACGGTGCCTGTCACCGTGCCCAGGGTCGTGACGCCTGGAGGCGGGAAAGGGCAGGGGCAGGCGGTCAGCAGCTGGTGCGGCTGTTCTCCCCAGGTGAGTGGGGCCGGGGTACACCCCGACCCTGCCCTTGCGGCCCCGCACCCCGAGGCCTCCATACCTGTGGTGCCCTTGACAACCAGTGTGGTGACAGCAGGCTTGACAGCAGAGACAGTAACAGGGGTGACCAGGCGGACGCCCCCCATAGGCACGGTGCGGAGGATGGTGCCTGGCTGGCCAGGTGCGCCCttcagcaccacctggaaaaccgGAGAAAAGGGCCCCTGTCACTTGGGGGCTGGCCAGAACAGACCCTGTGCTGCCCCTCCCAGGCTCCGGGTGGCCTGCTGCGGTCCCAGGCTGGACCCTCAGGAAGACAGGGCCAGGCACACCTCACCTGGGTCACTCCTTGCTGCCCGTGACCCGTAGCGATTTTGGGAACAGCCGTGATGATTTTGGCAGGGGCTCCAGTTCCAGAAGTCATCACCTTGGTGGTGATAATGGTGATGGGTGACTTGATGCCGGCACTGCTAGTCACGCCTAGAGGAGAGGGGGGCATCCTGGCTTCAGGAAGGGCCAGGCGACAGTGCTGGCCTCCCACCCGGGCCCGCTTCTCTTGGGCCCTCTTTTCAAATAGTTACGCCTGTTGCCCCTCAATTAAAACAAAGAAGTACAAACTACAGCCATACCCTTACTACCTCCTGACAAATCGTAAAGAAGAGGCAAGGGCAGAGCAGACGGGAAAATCTTACATAAGAGGCAAAGAGAGGGTAGAGCAGCAGAGAGGAAAATCTTAAACAAGAGGCAAAGAGAGGGCAGTGCAGAGTGAAAAACCTCAATGGAAAGATGTTGCACACTGGCTACCCCCTCACCTGCTTTCTCCCCAGCACACCGGGGAAGGCCCCTACCCGTGGCGCCCGCCTGTGTGATGATGGCTgacatggggatggtcttaatgaTAGTGGTGGTGCCGGGCTTGGTGGTGCTGGGGGACACACTGCTGATGCCCAGGATGGTAGGCTTAGTCCCTGCCCCGCTGGCCTGCGTGGTTGTGATGATGGTAGTGGGCTTGCCATCTGCAGACGTCACCAGCTTCAGGATGGTCCCGGCTGGCAAGGGTCCTTTGGTCTGTAAGGGGAAAATGAAtgggggaaggctgagatgaaTGGGCATCACTGCCAGGATGCAAAGTGTGGCTTTGTTGTCATCATCGAATTTTAAATGAAGTCTGGTTGCTCTACGAtactgtgttagcttcaggtgtctAACAGAGTCAGTCAGTGATACACATATGTATCTGTCATTTTTAGAAGAACTGCAAGTTTAATGGTGAGTCTGGTCTGCCCAGGATTCATTGCCAGCCCAAACAGCTTGCACTATTCTGAAGACTGCAAGTAACAGAACCAAGCAACAGGACCTTCTGAGCCACTCAAACTCATGAGATCTTGTCTAGGCAGGGTCCTAGTCTAGGGTCCACGAGCTCACCTGGATGATCTGAGTCACTGGGCCTGTGGATGCCTGGCCTGTGACTGCCGAAGTCTGAACCGGTTTGGTCTGGACCactgacattactttgcccagatTGGAAATCTAAAAATGAAACGACAGCGCACCAAAATAAGTGATTCAGAGACCGGTCAAGGGCATGGCCTGGGCTGGGCGTTCCTGGTGCTGGTCACTCACTAGAGCACTGCCTCCTGGGACCGAGATGGGGCTCTTCACCAGGGTGATGGTCTTGGTAACCCCACCCACCACTGTGGTCACCACCTGGGCTTGCTGGGCCACTGTCACGGTTCCGGACTTGTGTACGGTGATGATGGGACGGGTAGATGTGTTGGCAGCAGAAGAGACGGAAGTCCCCACCTGGGCAGCTGCAGTCTTCAGCATGCGAGTGGCTGGGTTGCTCACCTGGAGATCGCAAAGAAgagtggtgggtgggtggggggaagagCTGGCCCCTGCGCATTTGTGTATGTCTACCAAGCTCAGTTTTGTTCACCTCTCCTTTAGCGAAACAAAGGAGGTCACTGGGCCACAGGTCTGGCTACAAGGCTGCCACACCCCCATGGCTGCCAGCTTATTCCCCAACCCCCACCGAGCACCAACCACAGACCTCCATCCTCTATGGTTGGTCCAAAGGCCAGAAGCAGTGACCACTGTCTAATGATGGTGCCCAGAAGCCCTCGGCCCCAAGGCTGTGGGCTCTGAACCAGCCCCGAGGAACGCTCACCATGACTGGCGAGGAGGCCACCTTCACAGTGGCTGGGAGCGTGGTGGTGCCCGGCGTCACGGCCACAGTTTTGACGATAGTGGTGCCAGCCGGGACACTCAGGACTGTGGGTGCCGAGGAAGGAGGGATCTTCTGGGTGGCAGCAGCCGCGGCTGCCAATGCAGCCATGCCACTCATCTGTGGGCTGCTGCCAATGACCTGCAAGGGACACAAGGAGCTTGAGCCCACAGGGAGCACCAGACCTGAGGCAGCCCCAATCCCTGCTTCCTGGAGCAGCACCTCTTGGCTTTGAGGACGGCCAGGCGCTGCTCTACTGACCCCAGACCTGGACTCCCACCATCAACCAGGCCCACGTCAACCCCCAGCTGGCTAGCTTCTCCcctcagaaaatacatttttaaaatgccctTGAGATCAGATGGCGAGGAGACCATTCTGAGGTGTCAGCTTACTAATCCTGAAGTTAGTGATGAAAGATCGCCTCATCAGCACTCTCCAGACCTTGGATGAAAGGTGCTAGCACAGGGTGGGAGTCAAACCCCGCCAGTGCGCCACTACCAGGAACATCCCACCGCGCCCTGCCTGGCTCCTTACCGTCCCCTGGGCGCTCTGTGTAGGCACAACCATCCGCACGCCTGCAGGAAGGGAAGTCACAGTCACGGGGGCTTTCCCAGCCTGGCTGGCAGGTCGCATGGTGACCAACGGGGTTCCCGTGGTAGCCTGAGGACCAGTCACTTTCAGCACAGCCGGGACACCTGCTCAGAGAAGGAGCCGAAGTGAGCGACTTCCAGGACCTGCTTGGGCTTCAGCTCCCGCCCTTCCAGCACTGTTTGGGGACAGTCTCCGCAGGTCAGGACCAGGCCCCCGCAGCAGCACTCAGCCTCCGGTCTGCACTAATGGCCTCCAGGCGTGTGGTCTAGCAGCCCCCGCGCAGGCATGCCACCTCCGGGTGAGCCAGTTCCTGCCCTCAAGCGCCCGGCTCACCTTGAGTCCTGGCTGCGGCGGGCACGGAGATTGAGCTGCCAGGCACCGTCGGCAAGAcctggatggtggtggtggtcggGGGCGCGGCAGCAGCCTGGGGCAGGAGCGTGATGCCTACTTGGGTCAGCGGCTGCACGGCAGGTGCGGCTGCTGCTGGGGCAGGGCTCTTGGGAGGATTGGCAGGCACAGACGGGACTGGATTGGGTGTGGGGGAGGTGGCAGTGGCAGCCGTGGCAGGAATGTCATATTTCTGGAGCTGCAGAAGGTAACTGTCGGCTGTCGCCACGGCCCCCCAGCTCACCTCCAGAGAGTTAGTGTTGGCTCGCACCAGCTGTACCCGGGCTGGAGGTGGCGGCTTCTCTGTAAGAGAGCATCACTGGTGAGGAGGGAGAGGCAGACACTTCGGGGGTGGGTGTGGCAGCTCTCCTCCAGTTAGCCTTACCCGTTTCCAGGTACCAGAGGTCCTTGCAGCAGACCTGGTTATTCCAGGCCTTTCGGTAGCCGTCACGCCCACTCCAAATGTAAAGGCGGGTATTGATGGCTACCGCACAGTGGCCGGCACGGGCCCGGGGAATATTGTCTTCCAGCGTATCCATCAAGATGGTCTCCCAAGCCATGGTATCTGGGGAGGACAGGATGTGAAGGTCAGCAGGGGACAGAGGAACCGACAACCCTCAGGGGCTCTTTGGCCTTTTGCTGTCAGGGATGGGGAATTAAAATCAGGAAGTCATCCAAGATTACTAAAGTaagatgaagacaaaaacaaaaaaaatacaattctGCATGGCAAAAGACTGTACGAAATTAGAAACCACGAACTATAAACTGGGAAAACTACATGAAAAACACAGTCAAAGGTTCCCCTTCTTGCACATGGAGCAACACAAAAGCTTCTAGAAAGAGATGGGCAAAGAGGAACGCAAGTTACGGAAAACGTGACAGAAgatctcagaaaagaaaaatacatacccTCACTCAAGATAAGAGAAAGGCAAACTTAACCCAGAAGGTGCCTGGCAGCTTGATGTTCCTTTTGCTGCAGCCAGGGTTGAGGGTGAGCCAGGGGAGGGGACCTGGGGCTGGCCCGTGGGAAGTCAAGCACCTACTGGGCTTGGTGAAGAGTGTATGCTTTGCCGGCCCGGTGAGCACCGCTAGGGACATCTGCATGTCCGGTAATATCCCCCTGCCGGCAAGGCTACCTCTAGGTTGTCCCCCTTCGGATACACCTGCACGTGGCGAGAACGGTGCAAGGATACTCACGGAGCAGCGTCGGTGCAAGTTTTGACACCACGAGCGCAATTCAAAAGAATGAGCCACTCGCCCTGCGGGGATGGGATGGTCTCCGGGACAGAGGAAACACAAGGGCCAGGCACTGCACTGCGTAGAGCAGGCCGCCATCCTGTGTGCTCCGTTTTTAAGGAACCTATAGGCAACGCTCGCATTTATAGCACGGTCCCTGCAGCGTGGGTGAGAAACCACCAACAGGAGACGAGAGGGAGGCACTGCATGGTTACACCAGTGAGGAAGAGCCTATTCAAAACACGCCAAGGAGCGTCCCTCAGGGCGCTTGGACCAATGGCTACGCCTCGCGGAGTTCTAGTGGCACAGCCTAGAAGCAGCTCGGCCCCCTGCGCCCCCAACACAGCCCGCAGGCCGAGGTGGGCCGGCCTCCCGCAGCCCTCTGCAGGCCGCGCTGAGCCCGAGGAGGCCATACCCAGGTTGAGACAAGCCAGA
This DNA window, taken from Bubalus kerabau isolate K-KA32 ecotype Philippines breed swamp buffalo chromosome X, PCC_UOA_SB_1v2, whole genome shotgun sequence, encodes the following:
- the HCFC1 gene encoding host cell factor 1 isoform X4, whose protein sequence is MASAVSPANSPAVLLQPRWKRVVGWSGPVPRPRHGHRAVAIKELIVVFGGGNEGIVDELHVYNTATNQWFIPAVRGDIPPGCAAYGFVCDGTRLLVFGGMVEYGKYSNDLYELQASRWEWKRLKAKTPKNGPPPCPRLGHSFSLVGNKCYLFGGLANDSEDPKNNIPRYLNDLYILELRPGSGVVAWDIPITYGVLPPPRESHTAVVYTEKDNKKSKLVIYGGMSGCRLGDLWTLDIETLTWNKPSLSGVAPLPRSLHSATTIGNKMYVFGGWVPLVMDDVKVATHEKEWKCTNTLACLNLDTMAWETILMDTLEDNIPRARAGHCAVAINTRLYIWSGRDGYRKAWNNQVCCKDLWYLETEKPPPPARVQLVRANTNSLEVSWGAVATADSYLLQLQKYDIPATAATATSPTPNPVPSVPANPPKSPAPAAAAPAVQPLTQVGITLLPQAAAAPPTTTTIQVLPTVPGSSISVPAAARTQGVPAVLKVTGPQATTGTPLVTMRPASQAGKAPVTVTSLPAGVRMVVPTQSAQGTVIGSSPQMSGMAALAAAAAATQKIPPSSAPTVLSVPAGTTIVKTVAVTPGTTTLPATVKVASSPVMVSNPATRMLKTAAAQVGTSVSSAANTSTRPIITVHKSGTVTVAQQAQVVTTVVGGVTKTITLVKSPISVPGGSALISNLGKVMSVVQTKPVQTSAVTGQASTGPVTQIIQTKGPLPAGTILKLVTSADGKPTTIITTTQASGAGTKPTILGISSVSPSTTKPGTTTIIKTIPMSAIITQAGATGRGLPRCAGEKAGVTSSAGIKSPITIITTKVMTSGTGAPAKIITAVPKIATGHGQQGVTQVVLKGAPGQPGTILRTVPMGGVRLVTPVTVSAVKPAVTTLVVKGTTGVTTLGTVTGTVSTSLAGAGGHSTSASLATPITTLGTIATLSSQVINPTAITVSAAQTTLTAAAGLTTPTITMQPVSQPTQVTLITAPSGVEAQPVHDLPVSILASPTTEQPTATVTIADSGQGDVQPGTVTLVCSNPPCETHETGTTNTATTTVVANLGGHPQPTQVQFVCDRQEATAALVTSTVGQPNGSVVRVCSNPPCETHETGTTSTATTAMSGIGGGPRRDIRLACAATTIPTVVRVSVTAGASEGAQVSIKPACQTRQTSATSTTMTVMATGAPCLAGPLLRPSVALEAAGRGAALLQLGPLSAQVRPGGEERSLAGLGPLVSVGRQLEVHHTHTTNTATVARSAMSAGEPHELLGAPTLVYESSASASVTAAALEALLCPSATVTQVCSNPPCETHETGTTHTPTTATSGGAAGQPEGGQQPPASRPCETHQTASTGTTMSVSLGALLPDAAPSHRTLESSLEVAVPPAVAPQAGASLLTPFPTQRVCSNPPCETHETGTTHTATTVTSNMSSNQDTPPPAGDQGEVESTQGDSVNIASSSPITTTVSSTLTRAVTTVTQSTPVPGPSVPPPEELQASPGPRQQLPPRQLLQPASAPLVGDSAEVLSASQSPELQAAVDLSSTGDPSSGQEPASSAVVATVVVQPPPPTQSEVDQLSLPQELMAEAQAGTTTLMVTGLTPEELAVTAAAEAAAQAAATEEAQALAIQAVLQAAQQAVMAGTGEPMDTSEAAAAVTQAELSHLSAEGQEGQATTIPIVLTQQELAALVQQQQLQEAQAQQQQHHLPTEALAPADSLNDPTIESNCLNELAGAVPSTVGLLPPTATESLAPSNTFVAPQPVVVASPAKLQAAATLTEVANGIESLGVPDLPPPPSKAPVKKENQWFDVGVIKGTNVMVTHYFLPPEDAVPTDDDSGTVPDYNQLKKQELQPGTAYKFRVAGINACGRGPFSEISAFKTCLPGFPGAPCAIKISKSPDGAHLTWEPPSVTSGKIIEYSVYLAIQSAQAGGETKSSTPAQLAFMRVYCGPSPSCLVQSSSLSNAHIDYTTKPAIIFRIAARNEKGYGPATQVRWLQETSKDSSGAKPASKRPMSSPEMKSAPKKSKADGQ